DNA sequence from the Methanolobus sp. ZRKC5 genome:
GTTCCAGTCCTGAACGCGGATCACTTATGCCGCTTCCAAGCACCGGGCTCATTGACATAATATAACTGGTGGATCCCCAGAAAAGGAAACCTATGGACACCACAAAGAAAGCAGGTATCAGGTACCGCCTAAAAGACTCACCGCGTTTCTTACAATCTATAATCTTTCCCGCATCTGCAAAAAGGATTGCCAGAATGTAGATCCAGATAGTCTTGTTAATGAAAGCTGTGAATAGCGGGACAACTCCATAATACCAGATGCCTTCTGACGTGTAAAATGACCACACATCCATAAGACCTAACAAAGTAGCCACTACTATTAAGAAAACTGCCGTTGCATAAGTGAAAAATGTCATTCTTCCTGAATGGAAAGAGTCTTTTAACTGCTCCCAGTAGAAAGTAACTGTATCGCTGAATCCACGGTAAAGCATATAGAGACCCACAGCCGCCAGAATACCTATGATAGCACCCTGAGAATAGTTAATCAGCAGGAAGAAAGCATAGATAAGAGATGCAAGTCCCAGCGGAACAAAGAATGTCTGGGATATTTTGGGGTCATTAAAAGCATGTTTGATTATGTAGTATGTACTTTCCAGGTTAGCACTCTGCATTACCACGATTCTTCTTACAGAATCTATCTTGATCCTTGACTGGACAATAGGTAGCAACGTTTCATCCTCAGCACCATCAGATACGAATATCGCAGATTCTGCCGGGAACTTCTTCAGGATCATATCAAGCTGGTTAGCTATCTTCTGGTCAGAGATTATACCAATGTTCCTGTCGCCTGCAAAGGTAATGATTTCCGCATCTACTCCCCTTGCAAGCAAGTCATCAAGTATCTTGACACCTCCGAAGATCGTGTTAGTATCAGAATCTTCGGGGTCTGCTGTTGCAAGCTTTACTGCTGCCTCTATATTAGCTTCTTTACCTATCAGAGGTACCTGGACATTCGCTTTGTCCCCAAGGTCATTATCCCTGTCTATGCAGATTACCAGTGTTTGCATGAAACTCCTGTAGATATTTATAACGAAAATATAAATAGATACTGATAAATCAGTATCTGTAAAGAACTTACAAAAAAGATAAATAAAATGTCCTATGATTTTAAGGAATTATCTTTTCAATAAGCAAGCGAGCCCATTTAAGTTTCTTTTTCTTAATAGGATCGACATTACCATCATCAAAATCAAAACCTATGAGAGTTATACTGGCAGCGCCGAATTCTTTTGCAAGATAGACGCACCGGTCACCATCGCTAAAACCTCCGAAGTTGTACACATTGTCCAGAGATTTTGCCTGTGTGCTTCCAATCATTCTTGTCAGCCAGGGAACATACATCTCAAGTTTATCAATGTTGTCACCATGTGCATGCACCACCATCAAGCACCCTTTTTGATTGGCAACTATCTCTTTATCGACATCGCCATCAAGATCAGTGACTATGATCTCAGGAATGATATCACGGTCAACAAGCACAGCAGCTGCTCCATCGGCAGCTATTATAACAAAATCATCTGCGTTGACAAGCTCCAGTTCATCCCTGAGTAACGGAGCATTGCCGCACACAAGTATATCTTTTCCTTCGATTAACTGATGAAGCCTAAGAACACCAGTAGTATTTGAGGTTTTGAGCATACCAGAGAGGATGAGAGCAGCCTGCTCATCACCTTCCCTGCTAAAGCCCATGTCATTTAATATGGACTCGTAAATGGGCTCCCATTCATTAAAGTCCATATATCCTCAGTTAACC
Encoded proteins:
- a CDS encoding DUF373 family protein, which encodes MQTLVICIDRDNDLGDKANVQVPLIGKEANIEAAVKLATADPEDSDTNTIFGGVKILDDLLARGVDAEIITFAGDRNIGIISDQKIANQLDMILKKFPAESAIFVSDGAEDETLLPIVQSRIKIDSVRRIVVMQSANLESTYYIIKHAFNDPKISQTFFVPLGLASLIYAFFLLINYSQGAIIGILAAVGLYMLYRGFSDTVTFYWEQLKDSFHSGRMTFFTYATAVFLIVVATLLGLMDVWSFYTSEGIWYYGVVPLFTAFINKTIWIYILAILFADAGKIIDCKKRGESFRRYLIPAFFVVSIGFLFWGSTSYIMSMSPVLGSGISDPRSGLELFVYSIVFAIILALTGIKVSNNPQATGKKSKR
- a CDS encoding 6-hydroxymethylpterin diphosphokinase MptE-like protein, with translation MDFNEWEPIYESILNDMGFSREGDEQAALILSGMLKTSNTTGVLRLHQLIEGKDILVCGNAPLLRDELELVNADDFVIIAADGAAAVLVDRDIIPEIIVTDLDGDVDKEIVANQKGCLMVVHAHGDNIDKLEMYVPWLTRMIGSTQAKSLDNVYNFGGFSDGDRCVYLAKEFGAASITLIGFDFDDGNVDPIKKKKLKWARLLIEKIIP